The DNA segment TTACGAGTTTTGCAAGGATTATATATAATTTTGCAATtactatttctttctttcttagatGGTGAGTATGTATGGATATATAGCTATAAAAAGAGAGTGATTGATTGGTGGGAAGACTTCAGTAATTAGAAATGAGGAATAATATATAGAgacctataaatataaatataaatctcaCTTGAGGTTTTAATTAACATTGTAGTATATCAAACAACGACTTTATTGCATATGGGCCTGTAGTTAATATTTTCAGTTGGACCACCACCAACGTACATTGGCTAcatgattttgttttaaacgagTACATTTGATTATTGTGTTAAAATGTtggtgaaaatatatatatatatatatatatatgtagaaaaTCACTGAAAACAAAAAGGAAATGTAATtggttgagttttttttttttttttttttttttttctttaagttTTTCTGAATATATAATTAGTTAATTTTAATCTTTGATTCTGGACAAGTTGGCATCATTTTCACGTTTTTGTCGCTTAATTTAAATAAAGATAACCTAAATTTTAGTTTTTTGTTGGGATATGAGATCTCTTTCTATCTGATGATGATTAACGACCTCAGAAGGAGTATTTCAGATTGGCAAAGTTTCTTCAAATAGAAATCACACGCTAACCTCTCCTATCTAAATCTAAAATGTAATTAAAAGACATGTGTTACTATTCTTATCGGGCTTGTAAAAATATCTGGAATGTTTTGCTTTAATCCATTTACAGACTAGTGAATCTTTATTAAATTTcttttaaattaaattttttaaaaaattcaTTATTTATAATATTTGTATCTTCAGTCcattatttcgtaataaaaattgcgaattttaaaaaaataattgaTGATAGAAAAAATTATTTATCtgtctatcatttattattaaaaactataaatatttatttaaaataaaatattaattaaaataaatataaaaatgatattgaaaaaaataaatcaaaataaattttattattaaatatttgGAGTGAAAAGGATTACAGTGTTTCTGCCTGCTCATTGACTAATTTGTGAATTTACGGCAATGATAAATGGAGCTGCAACTGCTGACTTAATTTGTCGGCAAAAGCGTTCTTCTTTTCTTATTGCACGATCCCGTTATATGTCAAGATGACTTAATTTGCCGACAGACTTAGTAAACCTTTATGTCAAAATTAATgctcatttttaatttttttttttttttactttttcaatAAATACATTTATTTTTGTAAGTCTCCTCGGGCACCCTTCAAAACACCGCGAGACTAAATCCCTCCATACAAACAATTGAAACACTAGCTATTTTATTTGCTGAAGTTACTTAAGtcaatattaaaacttatatatatatataaaataatcacACATCACTTAGATGTACATGTAGTATATATGTATCAGACATCACTTTATATCCTTTCTAAGTAATATTACTACCTTAACATAAAAAAATGTAATTCTCCGTACATTTTACAATTATTGATATTTTTGTTAAAATAGAATGATATAATTAATCATGTAAattgaaaatatttttataaaataaaattctTAATTTTTTCTAAATTAAACATAACATCATACATAATTTAAAAaatattctttttataaaaatatcatcattatatttaattaattattaaatatcatCGTAATAAAAAACATCAACTATTATGAaacggagagagtataattaacaaaATATAAGTAACTGTATATATAGTGAGCCACATTCAAAAGCTTGTTGGTTTAGCACATCTTTCGAAtaatagtttatttttatttttgatcgTAATAATTCACCTCCCATTGCAGCTGTTTTGATGCAGCAAGACACTGTTGAATTTTAATGAAATCGGCCGTTAAATCTAAAAAAATTTAAGGCTTGGTGGTTTGATCTTTGAAAGGAAAATTCTTGTGCTATACATATATAGTAATTTGCCACGATTAGTTGTAGATCATTAaatgaatgtgtatatatatatatatgttaatttgCACCTAAAAAGTATGGAAATATTTTCAACAGTATTAATCTAACTTATTATTTTTCTTTGATTATATGTGAGTTGTTTGGACTAATTAATTCATCaaaaataaataaatcaataaaAATCGATTCATGGTTATGATTATTTGTTAGGTAGTAAATGACATTTGATCTCTCGTAGTACAATATATCACTTTTTAATCATGCATTATTCTACGTTCTCGTTAATTACATCACTATCACTCTCATGAAGTTAAGTTAAGCACATGCAGATAGAAACTAATGCTGACTTATAGTATTTGGTAGGATAATACGAGATTCTTTTTATCATTTGAAAATTTTCACGTAATGCCCACTTGGTTTCTCAGTCGGGACTTTTTCCTAAACTTTAGCTATTCTAGTCTACCCTTCAATAATTTCTCTGCATGAAAAATCCATTTCTCTCAATAAAGGAGAAAGAGGGGTCAAGAAATAAACATGCCACATGTGAAGCTACAGAGATCAAATTGAGCTCGCCACCGACAAAAAAAATTCTATTTTATAGAATGTCGATTTGTCTTCTTTACAAATGAAATGATACACAAATTCAACAAAGCGTCAATGATCAAGTGTTGAAGACAATCACGTCCAATAAGAAAAAGTAAATATATATTGAATTGACATTTTATCATGTTGGTTATATTTGTATTCACCAATTCAAATAAGTAGCTAAgttcaaaataaaaaaataaaaaattcataatAGCTACTAAAATATCCTATTGAAttttattgatatatatatatatatttttgtcatATATAGATTCTATAATTGTTTTAGTACTAACATCAAAATTTTCAATATTACAAATAAAGCATCATATCAACACTATACAAAATAAAGAAATTTTATATACATAGAGGGAATTCTGCCGTTGCACGGTTCCAAGTCCGTGATGAGAAAGGAGAAGGGTTGCGGTAGGTTGGCGGCCAACATAAAAAATAGTCAAAATTTCATGATATGAATCCTACAATATATTTCTTGAGGCGTAACCTCAGAAGCGACGCGCTGTATCAAATGCCGGATACATCGATAAATGAGCAAGGATCGGGATCTTCGTCCTCACCGAACGACGCGCCATGTCGATGCCCAGATATGGGGTTAAATGAGCAAGGGTTCCCACATACTGCGGGACAGATGTGGGTGAAGAAGTTAGTTCCAGTACATACTATAGATAATGGGGTAGATGGTAGACGTATAGGTAGGTCTAGAGAGTGTAGGAGAGCGGTCCTAAAGAAACAAAGAGAGGTTATAGATAGAAAATTGAGAGTAGGAAGTTGGAATATAGGTACGCTTATAGGAAAATCGCTAGAGATAGCGTAGGCAATGGAGAGAAGAAGAGTGCACATCATGTGTCTTCAAGAGACGAAGTGGACCGGCCAAAAGAGTAGGATGCTGGGTAAAGCAGGACACAAATTATGGTATGCCGGAAAAGATAAGAATAGAAATGGAGTAGAAATAATTGTTGAAAAATCCATTGTGGATGATGTTTTCGAGGTCTAGGGATACGAAGATCGAGCGATCCGTATCAAGATCATGATGGGAAAAGACGTGTTACACATCATCAATGCTTATGCTCTGCAAGTAGGTCTAGATGATAATGTGAAGCAGGAGTTTTGTGATAAGATGGATGATATAATCCAAACTATCCCAATTGAAGAGAAAGTTATCATCGGAGGGACCTAAACGGACATGTGGGCATGAGTAGGGATGTATATGAAGAAGCACATGGAGGCTATAGATATGGTAGTAGAAACAGGGAGGGAGAGTCAATCATAGACTTTACATCGGCTTATGACTTGGCTCTACCAAATACTTGTTTCCAAAAACGGGATTCCCATTTGGTTACATTTAAGAATGGTAGGAATCTTAGTCAAATAGATTTCTTCCTTATACGAAGAAGGGCTCGCCGAGAATGTAAGGATTGCAAGGCGATACCGGGTGAAACACTTACGACACAACATAGGTTGTTGGTGCTACATATGAAGATTAGGAAATGGAAGCCTAAGAAGAACGCCGTCGAGAAACCCAAAATTCGCTGGTGGAGCC comes from the Rutidosis leptorrhynchoides isolate AG116_Rl617_1_P2 unplaced genomic scaffold, CSIRO_AGI_Rlap_v1 contig545, whole genome shotgun sequence genome and includes:
- the LOC139884387 gene encoding uncharacterized protein, whose protein sequence is MSRDVYEEAHGGYRYGSRNREGESIIDFTSAYDLALPNTCFQKRDSHLVTFKNGRNLSQIDFFLIRRRARRECKDCKAIPGETLTTQHRLLVLHMKIRKWKPKKNAVEKPKIRWWSLKGTKQEDFKNSMAAEAIWSLDDDTNAMWEAMESCIKRVVSSILGVSKGK